The following proteins are co-located in the Colius striatus isolate bColStr4 chromosome 6, bColStr4.1.hap1, whole genome shotgun sequence genome:
- the LOC104553653 gene encoding cytosolic phospholipase A2 epsilon has protein sequence MGSYWSARESEECPCCSLSVKIIRMRNLRKADLFSQTDCYVSLSLPTAASGTVRTKTVKNSKDPVWNETFHFMIQSQVKNILELKVYDENEITKDDLLFTVLFDVAKIQLGETVPLTFQLNPKTQEMLEVEFASQSIPVPPEKLVTNGVLVSREISCLEVLVDSRGMKKEPSEKDFLFSVKGSYEESQTLSLASAQQPVKPLHFHYIKYNLPELHLALAEKQPHICSSTSGEEKKDCHASLTIPLDSLPLKEKVAVAKDETLDLHIKSKDWSRKLDVRLEFDLCKEEQSYLQKRRKFVASALKKALHLEQDLQDHEVPVVAVMTTGGGTRALTALLGNLLGLQKLDLLDAISYITGSSGSTWTLSHLYQSSDWSSKDLSKPIGEIRRHMTKCKLSCFSLESFKYYDKELKLRKQEGYQISSVDFWGLLLEKALSDGKNNHKLSDERQALSRGQNPLPIYMILNIKKDYSLSEFKEWVEFTPYEVGFLKYGAFIRAEDFGSQFFMGRLVRKLPESRICFMKGLWSNVFSYNLLDAWHSSDPTVRRSLRCTQHRTVDIEGDESSPSVRSHELDTYLVSPECGIMGIIRQILTERVLISKFYNFLKGFQVHNEYLQSKNFCIWKDTVLENFPNQLTEAAEFMYVADTAGYIDISYPPLMRPERKVDVVLHLNYSSGSQTLPLEEASKYFLKQGIPFPQIHLSEEEKKNLKECYIFEDREVPEAPTVVFFPLVNDTFRKYKEPGVERSPAEMAQGNVDVSSIFSPYCLNSFTYKEEEFNKLVELTSYNIQNNKHLILQALNSAIEQKRQRRK, from the exons TCAGTCAAACAGATTGCTATGTCAGCCTGTCCTTGcccactgctgcttctgggaCTGTCCGGACCAAAACTGTCAAGAACTCTAAAGATCCAGTGTGGAATGAAACGTTTCACTTCATGATCCAAAGCCAAGTAAAG AATATTCTTGAGCTGAAAGTCTATGATGAAAATGAGATCACCAAAGATGACCTTCTCTTCACCGTCCTCTTTGATGTTGCTAAAATCCAGCTTGGAGAAACTGTTCCCTTGACTTTTCAGCTAAATCCAAAG ACACAAGAGATGCTGGAGGTTGAGTTTGCATCACAGAGCAT cCCAGTCCCTCCTGAAAAGCTTGTCACTAATGGTGTATTAGTG TCTCGTGAGATCTCCTGCTTGGAAGTGCTGGTGGACAGTAGAGGAATGAAGAAAGAACCTTCAG AAAAAGACTTCTTGTTTTCAGTGAAGGGATCCTATGAAGAGAGCCAGACCTTGTCACTGGCTTCTGCCCAACAACCTGTGAAGCCCTTGCACTTCCATTACATCAAGTACAACCTGCCAGAGCTGCACCTGGCTCTAGCAGAGAAGCAGCCTCACATCTGCTCT AGTACCTCaggtgaagagaaaaaagactgCCATGCATCCCTTACCATCCCTCTGGATTCACTTCCCCTCAAGGAGAAAGTAGCAGTGGCCAAG GATGAAACACTTGATTTACATATTAAGTCAAAAGACTG GTCAAGGAAGCTGGATGTTCGCCTGGAGTTTGATCTGTGTAAAGAGGAGCAAAGTTACCTGCAGAAACGGAGGAAGTTTGTGGCTTCTGCTCTGAAAAAAGCACTTCATTTAGAACAAGACCTTCAAGACCATGAG GTACCAGTTGTAGCTGTCATGACAACAGGAGGTGGCACCCGAGCACTGACAGCTCTGTTAGGCAACCTGCTGGGTCTTCAGAAGCTGGATCTCTTAGATGCTATCTCATACATCACTGGCTCGTCTGGCTCAACGTG gaCTTTGTCCCATCTGTATCAGAGCTCTGACTGGTCCAGCAAAGATCTGTCCAAGCCCATTGGGGAAATCCGCAGACACATGACCAAGTGCAAGCTAAGCTGCTTTTCCCTGGAGAGCTTCAAGTACTATGACAAGGAGCTAAAACTACGGAAGCAAGAGGGATACCAGATCTCTAGTGTTGATTTTTGGGGGCTCCTGCTGGAAAAAGCATTAAGTGATGGG aaaaacaaccacaaacTCTCAGATGAGAGGCAGGCATTGAGTCGTGGTCAGAATCCCTTACCTATCTACATGATCCTCAACATCAAAAAGGACTACAGCCTGTCAGAGTTCAAAG AATGGGTGGAGTTCACCCCTTATGAAGTTGGGTTCTTGAAGTATGGAGCCTTCATCCGGGCAGAGGATTTTGGCAGCCAGTTCTTCATGGGGCGCCTGGTGAGGAAGCTGCCCGAGTCCCGCATCTGCTTCATGAAAG GCCTGTGGAGCAATGTCTTCTCCTACAACCTCCTGGATGCCTGGCATTCATCAGACCCTACAGTAAGGCGCTCACTGAGGTGTACCCAACACAGGACTGTTGACATTG AAGGAGATGAGTCTTCCCCATCAGTAAGAAGCCATGAGTTGGACACTTACCTGGTCAGCCCTGAGTGTGGCATCATGGGCATCATCCGGCAGATCCTGACCGAGCGGGTGCTGATTTCCAAGTTCTACAACTTCCTGAAGGGATTTCAGGTGCACAATGAATACCTCCAGAGCAAAAACTTCTGTATCTGGAAAG ATACCGTGCTAGAGAACTTCCCCAACCAgctgacagaagcagcagagttcATGTATGTGGCAGACACAGCAGGATACATTGATATCAGCTACCCACCTCTCATGAGGCCAGAGAGGAAAGTGGATGTTGTCCTGCACTTAAACTATTCCTCTGGATCACAGACATTG CCTTTGGAAGAAGCCTCCAAGTACTTCCTAAAGCAGGGAATCCCATTTCCCCAAATCCACCTgagtgaagaggaaaagaagaatctAAAGGAGTGCTACATCTTTGAAGACAGAGAGGTCCCAGAGGCACCCACAGTAGTGTTTTTCCCACTGGTGAATGACACCTTTAGGAAATACAAAGAGCCTG GTGTGGAGCGCAGCCCAGCTGAGATGGCACAGGGCAACGTGGATGTTTCCAGCATCTTTTCACCCTACTGCTTAAATAGCTTTACCTACAAAGAAGAGGAGTTCAACAAGCTGGTAGAACTGACCAGCTACAACATTCAGAACAACAAACATCTGATCCTTCAGGCTTTGAATTCAGCCATAGAGCAGAAACGACAGCGTAGGAAGTAA